In one window of Rhodoglobus vestalii DNA:
- a CDS encoding CTP synthase: MVDNKNAVVTKHIFVTGGVVSSLGKGLTAASLGHLLTARGLRVVMQKLDPYLNVDPGTMNPFQHGEVFVTDDGAETDLDIGHYERFLDIKLNQAANVTTGQIYSEVIAKERRGEYLGDTVQVIPHITDEIKRRMRLQAAGPFDEENPQPDVIITEIGGTVGDIESLPFIEAARQVRHEVGRSHVFFVHVSLVPFMAASGEQKTKPTQHSVAALRSIGIQPDALVLRSDRPVSESNKRKISLMCDVDEDAVVNATDASSIYDIPEMLHSQSLDAYIISHIGLEAKSVNWDGWTELLEAVHNPKYEATIGLVGKYVDLPDAYLSVTEALRAGGFANNTKVNIRWVPSDECETPEGAAKHLSDLDGIIVPGGFGVRGIEGKLGALKFVRENGIPALGICLGLQCMVIEYARDMAGLEGASSTEFDPDSKYPVIATMAEQVDIIAGGDLGGTMRLGLYSANLEPGSIVEELYGAPTAAERHRHRYEVNNDYRQKIADAGLTFSGISPDRTLVEFVELPREVHPYYVGTQAHPELLSRPNRAHPLFRGLIAAALERQKSSRLFEVNEQDDA, encoded by the coding sequence GTGGTGGACAATAAAAACGCGGTCGTAACAAAGCACATCTTCGTCACCGGAGGAGTCGTCTCTTCCCTCGGTAAAGGCCTCACGGCGGCGAGTCTCGGACACTTACTGACCGCACGCGGGCTGCGCGTCGTAATGCAAAAGCTGGATCCCTATCTGAATGTGGATCCCGGCACCATGAACCCCTTCCAACACGGTGAAGTTTTCGTCACCGACGATGGTGCCGAAACTGACCTCGACATTGGTCACTACGAACGCTTCCTCGACATCAAGCTCAACCAGGCAGCAAATGTCACCACCGGCCAGATCTACTCCGAAGTGATCGCCAAAGAACGCCGCGGCGAATACCTTGGCGACACCGTGCAGGTGATCCCGCACATCACCGACGAGATCAAGCGCCGGATGCGATTGCAAGCGGCCGGCCCATTCGATGAAGAGAACCCGCAGCCCGACGTCATCATCACCGAAATTGGCGGCACCGTTGGCGACATCGAAAGCTTGCCGTTCATCGAAGCTGCCCGCCAGGTTCGCCACGAAGTCGGCCGCTCACACGTCTTCTTTGTGCATGTCTCCCTCGTGCCATTTATGGCAGCATCCGGCGAACAGAAAACTAAACCCACCCAGCATTCGGTGGCAGCGCTACGGTCGATCGGAATCCAGCCCGACGCGCTCGTGTTGCGCAGCGACCGCCCCGTCTCCGAATCCAACAAACGCAAAATATCGCTCATGTGCGATGTTGACGAAGACGCTGTCGTGAACGCCACCGATGCCTCCAGTATCTACGACATCCCCGAAATGCTGCACAGCCAAAGCCTCGATGCCTACATCATTAGCCACATCGGCCTCGAAGCGAAGTCCGTCAACTGGGATGGCTGGACCGAGCTGCTCGAAGCAGTGCACAACCCCAAATATGAAGCCACCATTGGACTTGTTGGCAAATACGTTGACCTGCCCGACGCCTACCTCTCGGTAACCGAAGCACTGCGCGCCGGTGGATTCGCCAACAACACCAAAGTCAACATTCGCTGGGTACCCTCCGACGAGTGCGAAACACCCGAGGGTGCCGCGAAGCACCTCTCCGACCTTGACGGCATCATTGTTCCCGGAGGATTCGGCGTGCGCGGCATCGAGGGCAAGCTCGGTGCCCTCAAGTTTGTTCGCGAAAACGGCATCCCCGCACTCGGAATCTGTTTGGGGCTCCAGTGCATGGTCATCGAATACGCGCGCGATATGGCCGGCCTCGAAGGTGCCTCATCGACCGAATTCGACCCCGATAGCAAGTACCCCGTGATCGCGACGATGGCGGAGCAGGTCGACATTATCGCCGGGGGAGACCTGGGCGGCACCATGCGCCTTGGGCTGTACAGCGCAAACCTCGAACCCGGTTCCATCGTCGAAGAACTTTACGGCGCACCAACCGCGGCCGAACGTCACCGTCACCGCTACGAAGTCAACAACGACTACCGTCAGAAGATTGCGGATGCCGGACTCACGTTCTCCGGAATCTCACCCGACCGAACCCTCGTCGAGTTTGTTGAGCTGCCGCGCGAAGTGCACCCGTACTACGTGGGAACCCAGGCACACCCGGAGTTGCTTTCACGCCCCAACCGGGCACATCCGCTCTTCCGCGGCCTCATTGCCGCAGCACTCGAGCGCCAAAAGTCCAGCCGCCTCTTTGAGGTGAATGAGCAGGATGATGCATAA
- a CDS encoding ParA family protein — translation MTTQRDDQSTLAGLDVPAMGPTGRPLTVFPEPAPLTGHGPARIISLCNQKGGVGKTTTTINLGAAFAEYGRRVLAVDFDPQGALSAGLGVPTHDVPTIYDLLLGTIKNPAEAIVHTSVPGLDVIPANIDLSAAEVHLVNEVARETILARVLRKVSDDYDVILIDCQPSLGLLTVNALTAAHGVLIPLECEFFALRGVALLVETIEKVQDRLNPAIKLDGILATMFDARTLHSREVLERVVENFGDDVLETVIGRTVKFPDASVAGSPITTFAPDHSAAHAYRQVARELIARGAAA, via the coding sequence ATGACGACACAGCGTGATGATCAGTCAACGCTGGCAGGGTTGGATGTTCCGGCAATGGGCCCAACCGGCCGGCCCCTCACCGTTTTTCCCGAGCCCGCTCCGCTAACCGGCCACGGTCCGGCGCGCATCATTTCGCTGTGCAACCAGAAGGGTGGAGTCGGCAAGACCACCACCACCATTAATCTGGGCGCGGCGTTCGCCGAGTACGGCCGGCGTGTGCTCGCGGTTGACTTTGACCCGCAGGGCGCCCTCTCCGCAGGCCTCGGCGTACCCACCCACGATGTGCCCACCATCTACGACCTGCTGCTCGGCACCATCAAGAACCCGGCAGAAGCAATCGTGCACACGAGCGTTCCCGGGCTTGATGTGATCCCGGCAAACATCGACCTGTCGGCCGCAGAAGTGCACCTCGTCAATGAGGTCGCGCGCGAAACCATTCTGGCGCGCGTGCTGCGCAAGGTCAGCGACGATTACGACGTGATCCTCATCGACTGCCAGCCCTCACTGGGGTTGCTGACGGTCAACGCGCTCACGGCCGCTCATGGCGTGCTGATCCCGTTGGAGTGCGAATTCTTTGCCCTGCGCGGCGTCGCCCTGCTCGTGGAGACGATCGAGAAAGTTCAGGATCGACTGAACCCCGCCATCAAACTCGACGGCATTCTGGCCACCATGTTCGATGCGCGCACGCTGCACTCCCGCGAAGTTCTGGAGCGCGTCGTCGAAAACTTTGGCGACGACGTGTTGGAGACCGTGATCGGTCGCACCGTGAAGTTCCCTGACGCGAGCGTTGCCGGATCACCCATTACGACCTTTGCACCCGACCACTCGGCGGCGCACGCCTACCGCCAGGTGGCACGAGAGCTGATCGCCCGTGGCGCCGCCGCCTAG
- a CDS encoding IclR family transcriptional regulator, which yields MTTEHEHTLIASVQRALHLVDMVANATRPMPVKALSQASGLSLGTTYNIVRTLIHEGYFFNEPDGLVLGTRFPTLRPGHDEGVFLARVRNTLRCVTEELGATAYLSRFSDGEAHIIDIVDAAPNPRVELWVGIDNSAHATALGKQLLAELDNEGRLDYLSRHPLAKLTRHTISDRRILLAQLEHHADAAIDREEYVIGYTCIAVPVRAPGVTASIAVSLSSNMTSVDLDAMVRRMKTLAAKLSLQLGADRFGQFTI from the coding sequence ATGACCACAGAGCACGAACACACCCTTATTGCGTCGGTTCAGCGCGCTCTGCACTTGGTTGACATGGTGGCGAATGCGACACGGCCGATGCCGGTCAAGGCGCTGTCACAGGCATCCGGTCTGAGTCTGGGCACGACCTACAACATCGTGCGCACCCTGATCCATGAGGGCTACTTCTTCAACGAGCCGGATGGCCTCGTGCTCGGCACCCGCTTTCCGACTCTCCGCCCCGGCCACGATGAAGGTGTCTTTCTCGCACGGGTGCGCAACACTCTCCGCTGCGTGACCGAGGAACTCGGCGCCACCGCCTACCTTTCGCGGTTTAGTGATGGCGAGGCACACATTATCGACATAGTGGATGCTGCACCAAACCCCCGGGTCGAACTCTGGGTCGGCATCGACAACAGTGCCCACGCCACGGCGCTCGGCAAACAGCTTCTCGCCGAGCTCGACAATGAGGGGCGCCTCGATTACTTGTCGCGGCATCCGCTTGCCAAACTCACCCGTCACACCATCAGTGACCGCCGGATTCTGCTTGCACAGCTCGAGCACCACGCCGACGCCGCCATCGACCGGGAAGAGTATGTCATCGGCTACACCTGCATCGCAGTTCCGGTGCGGGCGCCTGGGGTTACTGCGTCGATCGCGGTGTCGCTGTCCTCCAACATGACATCGGTCGATCTGGATGCCATGGTACGGCGCATGAAGACATTGGCCGCCAAGCTGTCTCTCCAGTTGGGTGCCGACCGGTTCGGGCAGTTCACTATCTGA
- the recN gene encoding DNA repair protein RecN, with amino-acid sequence MIEEISIRDLGVIASARLPLGPGFTALTGETGAGKTMVVTALGLLLGERADAAAIRAGSDQASVEGRWVIDPQSAVAERVRDAGGDLDDGELLLVRTVAREGRSRAVVGGRSAPVGVLTELGDQLVVVHGQSEQIRLKSATAQRNALDRFAGTELATVLDQYQTVFRRWQSAQGELDVLVAEGDLRSREAEELRGAIDEIEAADVRRGEDVELTERADRLANLEGLRLAAEGAHAVLSADAAEEGSDVVAQLATAHRGLERVAEHDAQLASIAEALAAASITLGEISSDLSGYLASLDADGSQELEQVEERRSLLAALVRKHGVSLDDVVDVLDTGSRRLMELDNDSTRIDKLRAQVEADQAELIALAAQVSDVRSRSAARLSAEVTNELTQLAMANAEIVVTVEDRSDYSLSGKDEIAILLRPHAGAPARPLGKGASGGELSRVMLAIEVVIAGNDPVPTFVFDEVDAGVGGAAAIEIGKRLAQLSRTAQVIVVTHLAQVAAFADNHLSVIKGDDGSVTASSVHKLEGEARIAEMARLLSGLPDSESGLAHARELIQTAHDA; translated from the coding sequence GTGATCGAAGAGATCTCCATTCGCGATCTCGGGGTGATCGCCTCGGCACGACTTCCACTCGGCCCCGGCTTTACGGCACTCACCGGCGAAACCGGTGCGGGCAAAACAATGGTCGTCACCGCCCTCGGACTTCTGTTGGGGGAGCGAGCGGATGCTGCTGCGATTCGTGCAGGCAGCGATCAGGCCTCCGTCGAAGGCCGCTGGGTCATTGACCCACAGTCGGCGGTCGCAGAACGTGTGCGGGATGCCGGTGGCGATCTTGATGACGGCGAACTGCTACTTGTGCGCACCGTCGCCCGCGAAGGCCGCAGTCGTGCCGTTGTTGGCGGCAGAAGTGCACCGGTTGGTGTGCTCACCGAACTCGGGGATCAGCTCGTGGTCGTACACGGGCAATCCGAACAAATTCGACTCAAATCAGCTACTGCACAACGCAACGCCCTCGACCGTTTTGCCGGAACCGAACTTGCGACCGTCCTCGACCAGTACCAAACCGTGTTCCGACGTTGGCAGTCGGCACAGGGTGAACTTGATGTGCTCGTTGCTGAGGGCGATCTGCGCAGTCGTGAAGCAGAAGAACTTCGTGGAGCAATCGACGAAATCGAGGCCGCCGATGTGCGCCGCGGCGAAGACGTTGAGCTCACTGAACGTGCCGATCGACTCGCCAACCTCGAAGGACTGCGCCTCGCGGCAGAAGGTGCCCACGCGGTGTTGTCGGCGGATGCCGCAGAAGAGGGCTCCGATGTGGTGGCACAGCTTGCGACAGCCCATCGAGGGCTCGAGCGGGTTGCTGAGCACGACGCACAACTTGCATCGATCGCTGAAGCATTGGCGGCGGCATCCATCACCCTCGGAGAAATCTCCAGCGACCTCTCTGGCTACCTTGCGAGCCTCGACGCCGATGGCAGTCAAGAACTTGAACAGGTAGAGGAGCGCCGCAGTCTGCTGGCGGCTCTTGTGCGCAAACACGGCGTGAGCCTTGACGATGTTGTCGACGTGCTCGACACCGGAAGTCGGCGACTCATGGAACTCGACAACGACTCCACCCGCATTGACAAACTGCGTGCCCAGGTAGAGGCCGACCAGGCCGAACTCATTGCCCTCGCCGCACAGGTCAGCGACGTGCGATCCCGTAGTGCTGCGCGACTGAGCGCCGAGGTGACCAACGAACTGACGCAACTGGCCATGGCCAACGCCGAAATCGTTGTCACCGTCGAAGACCGCAGCGACTACTCGTTGAGTGGCAAAGACGAAATCGCGATCCTGCTGCGCCCACACGCGGGGGCACCGGCGCGACCCCTCGGCAAAGGGGCATCCGGCGGTGAACTCTCCCGAGTCATGCTCGCCATCGAAGTTGTGATCGCCGGCAACGACCCCGTACCCACCTTCGTTTTTGACGAAGTGGATGCCGGAGTCGGCGGTGCCGCCGCCATCGAAATCGGAAAACGGCTCGCCCAACTCAGCCGCACCGCCCAAGTGATCGTCGTCACCCACCTAGCGCAGGTTGCCGCGTTTGCCGACAACCACCTCAGCGTCATCAAGGGTGACGACGGCTCGGTCACGGCATCCAGTGTTCACAAACTGGAGGGGGAGGCGCGCATCGCCGAGATGGCGCGACTGCTCTCTGGCCTGCCCGACTCTGAGTCCGGGCTCGCCCACGCCCGCGAACTTATCCAGACCGCCCACGACGCATAG
- a CDS encoding thiamine pyrophosphate-dependent dehydrogenase E1 component subunit alpha has protein sequence MTLYPELTDDKRREMLTTMVLIRTYEEAILREYHADKSPGFDIGAGLVPGEMHLSAGQEPVAAGLGLHLTKDDAMTASHRLHHVAIAKGVRLREMTAEIFGRETGLGRGRGGHMHLFDPETHFSCSGIVGEGLPPALGQAFAFQRRGTDRVAVAVAGEGAANQGAFHESLNLAALWKLPVVFVIEDNDWGISVPRAQSTSVTSNAVRGAAYGMPGIRVEENSVEGVYEAAGEAIARARAGEGPSLIEVHTLRLWGHFEGDAQGYRTDLEGVPGRDPLPTYKNTLTSLGLITDSDYAAMQSSASELVEDAIDFAKESPTPNPADALKYVFAEGALS, from the coding sequence ATGACGCTCTATCCCGAGCTCACCGACGATAAACGTCGTGAGATGTTGACAACGATGGTGCTGATTCGCACCTATGAGGAGGCGATCCTTAGGGAGTACCACGCCGACAAGAGTCCCGGCTTCGATATTGGAGCCGGACTCGTCCCTGGTGAGATGCACCTGTCCGCCGGGCAGGAGCCGGTGGCGGCGGGCCTTGGCCTGCACCTAACCAAAGACGACGCCATGACGGCGTCCCACCGGCTGCACCACGTGGCCATCGCGAAGGGTGTGCGGCTGCGCGAAATGACTGCGGAGATATTCGGTCGCGAGACCGGGCTCGGCCGCGGTCGCGGCGGGCACATGCACCTATTCGACCCGGAGACGCACTTCTCCTGCTCCGGCATCGTCGGCGAGGGACTGCCGCCGGCACTCGGTCAGGCGTTCGCGTTCCAGCGGCGCGGCACCGACCGGGTCGCTGTCGCAGTCGCGGGCGAGGGAGCGGCCAACCAGGGTGCGTTCCACGAGTCCCTCAACCTCGCCGCACTCTGGAAGCTGCCCGTCGTCTTCGTGATCGAAGACAACGATTGGGGAATCTCGGTTCCGCGCGCGCAGTCGACTTCGGTCACCTCAAATGCGGTGCGCGGCGCCGCATACGGAATGCCGGGCATCCGTGTTGAAGAGAATTCGGTCGAGGGCGTGTATGAGGCCGCCGGCGAGGCGATCGCTCGCGCCCGTGCTGGCGAGGGCCCCTCGCTGATTGAAGTGCACACGCTGCGGCTGTGGGGCCACTTCGAGGGGGACGCCCAGGGCTATCGCACCGATTTGGAGGGAGTGCCGGGCCGAGACCCGCTGCCGACCTACAAGAATACGCTGACGTCGCTGGGACTCATCACTGACAGCGACTACGCCGCTATGCAGTCATCCGCATCGGAGTTGGTCGAAGACGCCATTGACTTCGCCAAAGAATCGCCGACGCCCAACCCCGCCGACGCACTTAAGTACGTCTTCGCCGAAGGAGCACTCTCATGA
- a CDS encoding site-specific tyrosine recombinase XerD encodes MSEPTRTGAHNAIAVASERYLRHLAIERGLSANTVAAYRRDLDSYLGFLGERGLATPDAITADDVTAFAHSLRTDSGRPLAASSVARMLSTVRGFHTFCVDESLATIDVAHAVAIPKQSMRLPKAITIEQMSAVLSSFEGDDVISLRNTALLELLYATGARVSEVTALNVDDMIDGDIVRLLGKGNKQRIVPVGSFAQDAVEKYLVRARPTLSVKGPSTPALFMGARGARLSRQNVWLIIQSAAERVNLGIDISPHTFRHSFATHLLSGGADVRVVQELLGHSSVATTQIYTMVTADTLRDMYTTAHPRAR; translated from the coding sequence ATGAGTGAGCCGACACGCACCGGGGCGCACAACGCTATTGCGGTCGCCTCTGAGCGTTACCTCCGGCATCTGGCCATTGAGCGCGGACTTTCGGCGAATACCGTGGCGGCCTACCGCCGAGATCTTGACTCGTATCTCGGGTTTCTTGGAGAGCGCGGCCTCGCGACACCCGACGCAATCACCGCGGATGATGTCACCGCTTTCGCACACAGCCTGCGAACCGATAGTGGGCGCCCGCTCGCGGCCTCCTCGGTCGCCCGCATGCTGTCGACCGTGCGCGGGTTCCACACCTTTTGTGTCGACGAATCACTGGCCACTATCGATGTTGCGCACGCGGTGGCAATTCCGAAGCAGTCGATGCGCCTCCCCAAAGCGATCACGATTGAACAGATGTCGGCTGTCCTGTCGTCGTTTGAGGGTGATGATGTGATCTCGCTGCGCAATACCGCCCTGCTTGAGTTGCTGTATGCGACCGGTGCGCGGGTCTCGGAAGTCACGGCGCTGAACGTCGACGACATGATCGACGGCGACATTGTTCGCCTGCTGGGTAAGGGAAATAAGCAGCGTATTGTGCCGGTCGGTAGTTTTGCGCAGGATGCTGTTGAGAAGTATTTGGTGCGGGCTCGCCCGACGCTTTCGGTGAAAGGACCGTCAACTCCGGCGCTATTTATGGGGGCGCGCGGGGCTCGGCTGTCTCGGCAAAACGTGTGGTTGATCATCCAATCGGCGGCCGAGCGCGTGAACCTAGGGATCGATATTTCTCCGCACACCTTTCGGCACTCATTTGCGACCCATCTGCTTTCCGGCGGTGCGGATGTGCGGGTGGTGCAGGAACTCCTCGGGCACTCCTCCGTGGCGACGACACAGATTTACACGATGGTCACCGCCGATACGCTGCGCGATATGTACACGACGGCGCATCCGCGAGCTCGGTAG
- a CDS encoding NUDIX domain-containing protein, whose product MMHNELRDDRVAPHLLTSDTVFAGHVWNVDREIFELDGTAITREFVNHTGAVAVLALDERDRVLLVKQYRHPVRLRDWELPAGLLDVLNESPLIAAQREFAEETDLKAESWHVLSEMLTSPGGSNEAVRVYLARGVSATGDTFDRYAEEAGIELRWVALDDAVEAVLDRRIQNSILCLGLLAAKLGRDRGWSALGDANAPWPRHPRNYDE is encoded by the coding sequence ATGATGCATAACGAACTCCGTGACGACCGCGTCGCCCCACACCTACTCACCTCCGACACGGTGTTTGCCGGTCACGTGTGGAATGTTGATCGTGAGATTTTTGAGTTAGACGGAACCGCCATCACCCGCGAGTTTGTCAATCACACGGGCGCGGTTGCGGTGCTGGCGTTGGATGAGCGTGACCGGGTCTTGCTGGTCAAGCAGTACCGGCATCCGGTGCGTTTGCGCGATTGGGAATTGCCCGCTGGCCTACTCGATGTTCTCAACGAGTCGCCACTCATTGCCGCTCAACGCGAATTCGCCGAAGAAACCGATCTGAAGGCCGAGTCGTGGCATGTGCTCAGCGAAATGTTGACGTCGCCCGGCGGGAGCAACGAAGCGGTGCGCGTCTATCTGGCGCGCGGAGTGAGTGCCACGGGCGATACTTTCGATCGTTACGCCGAAGAGGCGGGGATTGAACTTCGCTGGGTTGCCCTCGACGATGCCGTCGAAGCGGTACTTGACCGCCGCATCCAAAACTCGATCCTGTGCCTGGGGCTTCTCGCCGCAAAGCTGGGGCGCGACCGGGGCTGGAGCGCGCTGGGCGACGCCAATGCGCCGTGGCCGCGTCACCCACGAAACTACGACGAATAA
- a CDS encoding helix-turn-helix transcriptional regulator: MPVANSVRRHRKTAGLTQEQLSQICCVSRQTIIAVELRTHEPSLSLAFRIALALESTVDELFSIESAPLRSTLTGHLVSNS, from the coding sequence ATGCCAGTAGCCAATAGCGTTCGACGCCACCGAAAAACTGCGGGGCTCACTCAGGAACAACTTAGCCAAATTTGCTGCGTCTCCCGGCAAACAATAATTGCCGTTGAATTGCGGACTCACGAGCCAAGTTTGTCTCTTGCTTTTCGGATTGCGCTTGCACTCGAGTCAACTGTCGATGAACTCTTCAGCATTGAGAGTGCTCCGCTGAGGAGCACTCTCACTGGTCATCTGGTTTCTAATAGTTGA
- a CDS encoding NAD kinase, whose protein sequence is MQFENSHASDRHILIIAHTGRAESLTAAIAVCRQLISDGLTPVLAPDSYETILQAEPSLSPVSRLGNEVETGELELVIVLGGDGTILRAAELTRGCSAPLLGVNLGHVGFLAESEREELTSTVERALARDYLVEERMTLAVRVKVDSEVVYETWALNEATVEKASRERMLEVVIEVDGRPLTSFGCDGVVMSTPTGSTAYAFSAGGPIVWPSLDAILLVPLSAHALFARPIVVGPDSALAVEVMDRNMGIGVLWCDGRRAHDLPRGARVVVRRSPVPVRLARLAQGPFTDRLVKKFNLPVYGWRGPASEGGPRS, encoded by the coding sequence GTGCAGTTCGAGAACTCTCACGCTTCCGATCGCCACATCCTGATTATTGCGCACACTGGTCGCGCTGAGTCGCTGACCGCCGCAATTGCTGTGTGCCGGCAGCTGATCAGTGATGGCCTCACTCCGGTGCTTGCTCCTGACAGCTACGAGACCATCCTTCAGGCGGAACCGAGCCTGTCACCGGTATCGCGCCTCGGCAATGAGGTTGAGACGGGCGAACTAGAGCTCGTGATTGTGCTTGGCGGCGATGGCACGATTCTTCGTGCGGCCGAACTGACTCGCGGTTGCAGCGCACCGCTGCTCGGCGTCAACCTGGGCCACGTCGGATTCCTGGCCGAGAGTGAGCGCGAAGAGCTCACCTCCACTGTTGAACGCGCTCTTGCCCGCGACTATCTCGTTGAAGAGCGCATGACACTCGCCGTGCGCGTGAAAGTCGACTCCGAGGTCGTCTACGAAACCTGGGCCCTCAACGAGGCGACCGTCGAAAAAGCCAGTCGTGAGCGGATGCTCGAAGTCGTGATCGAAGTCGACGGAAGACCCCTCACATCCTTCGGTTGCGACGGTGTCGTCATGTCGACCCCCACCGGTTCCACTGCTTACGCATTCTCGGCCGGCGGACCCATCGTGTGGCCGAGCCTTGATGCCATTTTGCTTGTCCCGTTGAGTGCCCACGCCCTCTTCGCTCGCCCCATCGTTGTCGGGCCTGACTCTGCACTCGCCGTTGAAGTCATGGATCGCAATATGGGAATCGGCGTGCTGTGGTGCGACGGACGACGGGCGCACGATCTTCCCCGAGGCGCCAGAGTGGTCGTGCGACGATCGCCTGTGCCCGTGCGCCTTGCGCGGCTCGCCCAAGGGCCATTCACTGACCGACTTGTCAAGAAGTTCAACCTGCCTGTCTACGGATGGCGTGGCCCCGCTTCGGAGGGGGGACCCCGCTCGTGA
- a CDS encoding segregation and condensation protein A, which produces MAPPPSDVEEAPSPVPGFSVTLTNFTGPFDLLLSLISKHELDITEVSLSRITDEFIAYLRHFESANDGTGDGIDELDQASEFLVVAATLLDLKVAGLLPQGELVDAGDVALLEARDLLFARLLQYRAFKQASDWFSGHFETESTRTERSVRLEEKFRTQTPELVWTLSLDDFAALATLAFTPREIPRVGLDHLHAPLISIREQAAHIVALLRAGETMTFRQLIAGAELKGVIVARFLAVLELYRDSNVAFEQIEPLGELTVRWTAQHWLDDSLANLGADYGN; this is translated from the coding sequence GTGGCGCCGCCGCCTAGCGACGTGGAAGAGGCCCCGTCGCCCGTCCCCGGTTTCTCGGTCACCCTCACCAACTTCACCGGGCCCTTCGACCTGCTGCTTTCGCTAATCTCCAAGCACGAACTCGACATCACCGAAGTTTCACTCTCGCGCATCACCGACGAGTTCATTGCCTACCTGCGTCATTTCGAGTCCGCGAACGATGGCACCGGCGACGGAATCGATGAGCTCGATCAGGCTAGCGAGTTTCTGGTGGTGGCCGCGACCCTGCTCGATCTGAAGGTCGCGGGGCTTTTGCCGCAGGGTGAGCTGGTGGATGCCGGAGACGTGGCACTGCTGGAAGCCCGAGATCTGCTCTTCGCTCGTTTGTTGCAGTACCGTGCGTTCAAGCAGGCCAGTGACTGGTTCTCGGGGCACTTCGAGACCGAGTCGACGCGCACAGAGCGTTCCGTGCGGCTCGAGGAGAAGTTTCGCACGCAGACGCCGGAGCTGGTGTGGACGCTCAGCCTCGATGATTTCGCAGCGCTTGCGACCCTCGCGTTCACGCCGCGAGAGATTCCCCGTGTAGGCCTTGACCATTTGCACGCGCCGCTCATCAGCATCCGCGAACAGGCGGCTCACATCGTTGCCCTGCTGCGGGCGGGGGAGACGATGACATTTCGGCAACTCATTGCTGGCGCCGAACTGAAGGGCGTTATTGTGGCGCGATTTTTGGCCGTGTTGGAGCTGTACCGCGACTCCAATGTGGCCTTCGAACAGATCGAGCCGCTGGGCGAGCTGACCGTGCGCTGGACTGCCCAGCACTGGTTAGACGATAGCCTCGCTAATCTGGGAGCTGACTATGGAAACTAA